One Tamlana carrageenivorans genomic region harbors:
- a CDS encoding glycoside hydrolase family 2 TIM barrel-domain containing protein — MNAALELWAPQTPKLYKVSIETESEKISDKIGFRSIETKVKQILLHGKPVFLKGISLHDENPLRRDRANSIEDAKLMLEWAKELGCNFIRLAHYPHQENIVRLADEMGIMLWEELPLYWGIEWDNPEVLQKAKKQYTELINRDYNRASSIIWSIANETIPTDARNDFLRAIAGHIKSIDSTRLLSAACKKDQAGDGNPENNYSISDPIMEYLDIVSFNEYLGWYGGLPKECRKKTFTSSTNKPIIVSEFGGGALQGFYADKLTRWSEEYQEYLYKENIAIFDRIDGLAGMTPWILADFMSPLRQLPDIQDGWNRKGLISEKGIKKKAFYVLQSYYNTK, encoded by the coding sequence TTGAATGCAGCCTTAGAACTATGGGCTCCACAAACGCCAAAGCTTTACAAAGTTTCCATTGAAACTGAATCTGAAAAAATAAGCGACAAAATAGGTTTTAGATCCATTGAAACAAAAGTCAAACAAATTCTATTACATGGGAAACCTGTATTCTTAAAAGGCATTTCGCTTCACGACGAAAATCCACTTCGACGCGATCGAGCTAACTCTATTGAGGATGCCAAATTAATGTTAGAATGGGCAAAAGAATTAGGCTGTAACTTTATACGCTTGGCACACTATCCGCATCAAGAAAACATAGTTAGATTAGCCGATGAAATGGGCATTATGCTCTGGGAAGAATTACCATTGTATTGGGGCATTGAGTGGGACAATCCTGAAGTACTTCAAAAAGCAAAAAAACAATATACAGAACTTATAAATCGTGATTATAACAGAGCAAGCTCAATAATTTGGTCAATCGCTAATGAAACCATTCCAACTGACGCTAGAAATGATTTTTTAAGAGCCATAGCAGGGCATATAAAATCTATTGACAGTACACGTTTATTAAGTGCCGCATGTAAAAAGGATCAGGCTGGAGATGGTAATCCAGAAAACAATTACAGCATTAGCGACCCAATAATGGAATATCTTGATATTGTTAGTTTTAATGAATATTTAGGGTGGTACGGAGGCTTACCTAAGGAATGCAGAAAAAAAACATTTACATCAAGTACAAATAAACCTATAATAGTAAGTGAATTTGGTGGAGGTGCATTACAAGGTTTTTATGCCGACAAGCTTACTAGGTGGAGTGAAGAATACCAAGAATATTTATATAAAGAAAATATTGCGATCTTCGATCGTATAGATGGGTTGGCAGGAATGACTCCTTGGATTCTTGCCGATTTCATGTCTCCACTTAGGCAATTACCAGATATTCAAGATGGCTGGAATAGAAAAGGTTTAATTTCAGAAAAAGGAATTAAGAAAAAAGCCTTTTATGTTTTACAATCATATTACAACACAAAGTGA
- a CDS encoding IS110 family transposase, whose amino-acid sequence MDDKITLDVINKNAAGIDIGSRSHWVAVGQQDSQIKEFGVYNENLYQLADWLDGHGIKTIAMESTGNYWQNLHAVLVSRGFEVTLCNGKFTKNIKGKKTDVKDCQWIQKLNSLGLLSSSFLPDEDTEILRTFTRHRHNLIKQAASATKKMQKYLRLMNIRLDVVVKDVVGLTGLKIIKAIALGESDPNKLASLRHYNCKKSEEEIAKALHSNGRKDFLYALKDELETYEFIQKKIRECDDQIAAKLDEIIGKDPEKAEHYIDKKPYKRLNKNTPKNIDINLKSYQMFKGIDLMSIEGMSYNTVLAIMSEVGYDGIKKFKTAKHFTSWLRLAPNNKVSGGKVLSSKIGKGSSRLKIALRNAANSIGNLKDSTPLRDFFHRINFRKGRVSAITATARKLAVIIWNMIVKGVAYHNPEGYLYLDQKRKLGLVKRMRKQIDKYGLTNQDLQLPEIQ is encoded by the coding sequence ATGGATGATAAAATCACACTAGATGTAATCAACAAAAATGCTGCTGGAATTGACATAGGTAGCCGGAGTCATTGGGTAGCCGTAGGGCAGCAAGATTCTCAAATTAAAGAGTTTGGTGTCTACAATGAAAATCTTTATCAATTAGCCGATTGGCTTGATGGACACGGAATTAAAACTATTGCTATGGAAAGTACTGGTAATTACTGGCAAAATTTACATGCCGTGCTAGTTTCTAGAGGCTTTGAAGTGACCTTATGTAATGGTAAGTTTACCAAGAATATTAAAGGCAAAAAAACAGATGTAAAAGATTGTCAATGGATACAAAAACTAAACAGCTTAGGTCTTTTATCTTCCAGTTTTCTACCAGATGAGGACACAGAAATTCTTAGAACTTTTACACGACACAGACATAATCTTATTAAGCAAGCGGCTTCGGCAACTAAAAAAATGCAAAAATACCTCAGACTTATGAATATTAGACTGGATGTTGTTGTTAAAGATGTTGTAGGGCTTACAGGTCTTAAAATCATAAAAGCTATAGCGTTAGGTGAATCTGACCCTAATAAACTTGCTAGTCTAAGACATTACAATTGTAAAAAAAGTGAAGAAGAAATTGCTAAAGCATTACACAGTAATGGACGTAAAGATTTTTTATACGCTCTAAAAGATGAATTAGAGACTTATGAATTTATTCAAAAAAAAATCAGAGAATGTGATGATCAAATAGCTGCTAAACTAGATGAAATTATAGGTAAAGACCCTGAAAAAGCCGAACATTATATTGATAAAAAACCTTACAAAAGACTCAATAAAAACACGCCTAAAAATATTGATATCAATTTAAAATCATACCAAATGTTCAAGGGCATAGATTTAATGAGCATAGAGGGAATGAGTTATAATACTGTCCTAGCTATAATGAGTGAAGTTGGGTATGATGGTATTAAAAAATTTAAAACTGCTAAACATTTTACATCTTGGCTCAGACTAGCTCCTAATAACAAAGTAAGCGGTGGAAAAGTTCTGTCTAGTAAAATTGGTAAAGGCAGTAGCCGATTAAAAATAGCGCTAAGAAATGCGGCAAATTCTATTGGTAATCTAAAAGACAGTACGCCTCTTAGAGATTTTTTTCATAGAATCAATTTTAGAAAAGGAAGAGTATCTGCTATTACAGCAACTGCAAGAAAATTAGCAGTAATTATTTGGAATATGATTGTAAAGGGGGTTGCATACCATAACCCAGAGGGTTATCTTTACCTTGACCAAAAAAGAAAACTCGGACTCGTAAAAAGAATGCGCAAGCAAATTGATAAATATGGACTCACAAATCAAGATTTACAACTACCTGAAATACAGTGA
- a CDS encoding IS30 family transposase has product MQIETLLTEKKNKSYIAITINRARSTVTREVNKWVQTDRDKYSAELAHWCAKDDYLNKRNIDKISKYPRLRIYVYRGLLSQWTPEQIAGRLKEEFPNDPIMSISHESIYRYIYAKPQASLNKKLIKLLVRKKTRRRPSKKRRRTGSKILNQVSIDLRPEHINLRNEIGHWEGDLMIGKDQKSAIGTIVERKSRYTLIIKLKARNSKEIAKMFSKELNKLDPIFKKSMTYDNGIEMARHETITKKTGMKIYFAHPYSSWERGTNENTNGLIRRYLPKGTDFNKIDLNTFIEIQEKLNNRPRKIIGFKTPNEVMIKELKIVA; this is encoded by the coding sequence ATACAGATTGAGACTCTTTTAACTGAAAAAAAGAATAAATCATACATCGCTATAACCATTAACAGAGCTCGATCTACGGTTACAAGAGAAGTTAATAAATGGGTGCAAACAGATAGAGATAAATACTCAGCAGAACTAGCTCATTGGTGCGCCAAAGATGATTACCTAAACAAAAGAAATATTGATAAAATATCTAAGTACCCTAGACTTCGAATTTATGTCTATAGGGGCTTATTATCACAATGGACTCCTGAACAAATTGCTGGAAGACTAAAAGAAGAATTCCCAAATGATCCTATAATGTCTATTTCTCACGAATCAATTTATAGGTACATATATGCAAAGCCTCAAGCTAGTTTAAATAAAAAACTAATTAAACTCCTCGTACGCAAAAAAACAAGACGTAGACCCTCTAAAAAAAGACGCAGAACAGGATCTAAAATATTAAACCAAGTCAGTATAGACCTAAGGCCCGAGCATATTAACCTAAGAAATGAAATCGGACACTGGGAAGGAGATTTAATGATTGGGAAGGATCAAAAATCGGCTATTGGAACTATCGTAGAACGCAAATCTAGATATACATTAATTATCAAACTAAAAGCCAGGAACTCTAAGGAAATTGCTAAAATGTTTTCTAAAGAACTTAACAAACTAGATCCCATATTCAAAAAATCTATGACCTACGATAATGGAATTGAAATGGCAAGACACGAAACAATTACCAAGAAAACAGGTATGAAAATTTACTTTGCACACCCCTATTCTTCTTGGGAAAGAGGCACCAATGAAAACACTAACGGACTCATCAGAAGGTACCTCCCAAAAGGAACAGATTTTAACAAAATTGACTTAAATACATTCATCGAAATTCAAGAAAAATTAAACAATAGACCTCGTAAAATTATTGGATTTAAAACCCCTAATGAAGTTATGATAAAAGAACTAAAAATTGTAGCTTAG
- a CDS encoding UPF0158 family protein encodes MDNLKQNIIKNIAQELDCGFDCYFNVKTSEIISIPGISYVSDQDDFKKSFEQDFKSIENNTTDFIKFAVLESFESFKIMELFVQQLTDQNLKAELGKVLENKKPFQNFKSKVDQSNFRQNWFDFKQKKIEKKVETELKTNKASSQQWL; translated from the coding sequence TTGGATAATCTGAAACAAAATATCATCAAAAATATTGCGCAGGAATTGGATTGTGGATTCGACTGCTATTTTAATGTGAAAACAAGTGAAATTATATCTATTCCAGGGATTTCTTATGTATCAGACCAAGATGACTTTAAAAAATCTTTTGAACAGGATTTTAAAAGCATAGAAAATAACACAACAGATTTTATAAAATTCGCTGTTTTGGAAAGCTTTGAGTCATTTAAAATTATGGAATTATTTGTACAACAATTAACTGACCAAAATCTTAAGGCAGAATTGGGAAAAGTATTGGAAAACAAAAAGCCATTTCAGAATTTTAAAAGTAAAGTAGACCAATCAAATTTTAGACAAAATTGGTTTGATTTCAAGCAAAAAAAAATTGAGAAAAAAGTAGAAACTGAATTAAAAACAAATAAAGCCAGCTCACAACAATGGCTATAA
- a CDS encoding helix-turn-helix domain-containing protein produces the protein MKITPIHNEKDYQNALERLEEIFDSKKGTELGDELEILSILIDKYENENFPIGMPDPIEAIKFRMEQMGMKQKDLAEVVGFKSRVSEILNKKRKLTLEMIRKLNVTLHIPTEVLVQDY, from the coding sequence ATGAAAATAACTCCAATACATAACGAAAAAGATTATCAAAATGCTCTTGAGCGACTTGAGGAAATTTTTGACTCAAAAAAAGGAACTGAACTAGGTGATGAACTTGAAATACTTTCGATTTTGATTGACAAATACGAGAATGAGAATTTCCCAATCGGAATGCCAGATCCTATAGAGGCAATAAAATTTCGAATGGAACAAATGGGAATGAAACAAAAGGATTTAGCCGAAGTTGTCGGATTTAAAAGTAGAGTAAGTGAAATCCTAAACAAGAAGCGTAAACTGACTTTAGAAATGATTAGAAAACTAAATGTCACTCTGCATATTCCGACAGAGGTTTTAGTCCAAGATTATTAA
- a CDS encoding glycoside hydrolase family 97 protein: protein MKNYTILTVLMVMLCSCSAEKKEHFFENPSKSISVEFKLNAEKAASYKVLYQNKTVIDSSLLGIIREDASFYNNLEIISVSSPKPVTDHYTMLQGKRKNRSYSANEYKAQLKNDLGNRIDIIFQISENGVAFRYHFPENSSEIKKIVEEKTTYNFSTQTKSWLQPMSKAKTGWSETNPSYEENYLMEIPVNTPSPIGEGWVYPALFNTADTWLLVSEAALGKTYCGTRLKYNTKAHALQVTFPQTEEIFPNGALNPESKLPWFTPWRIIAIGDLKTITESTLGTDLAEKAIDMDTSFIETGLSSWSWVLLKDDFTTFETSMKFIDYASDMKWPFCLIDADWDTKIGFEKMKNLVDYAATKNVKINVWYNSSGSWNSTPYHPKGKLLTHEDRVSEFKKLNDIGVSGVKIDFFGGDGQSMIAYYHDILKDAAAHKLMVNFHGATLPRGWQRTYPHLVTVEAIKGEEFITFVQENADLQPSHCAMLPFARNAFDPMDFTPMVLDSIPNITRKTTPAFELALPTLFLSGIQHIAEIPEGMEKQPQFVRDYIKAIPANWDESKFIAGYPGKYVIMARKKGDSWFITGINGENTVKKISIDLSFITKEKGFIITDNDNNGFSQTTLEPSANMSINMQAHGGFVMKF from the coding sequence ATGAAAAACTACACTATTCTAACTGTTTTAATGGTTATGCTCTGCTCATGTTCTGCAGAAAAAAAAGAACATTTTTTTGAAAATCCTTCAAAAAGTATTTCGGTTGAATTTAAGCTCAACGCAGAAAAAGCTGCAAGCTATAAGGTGCTTTATCAAAACAAAACAGTCATTGATTCATCTCTTTTGGGCATCATAAGAGAAGATGCTTCCTTTTACAACAATCTTGAAATCATTTCAGTTTCTAGTCCTAAACCAGTCACAGACCATTATACGATGCTTCAAGGAAAACGTAAAAACAGGTCTTATTCGGCAAACGAATACAAGGCACAATTAAAAAATGATTTAGGAAATCGTATCGATATTATTTTCCAAATCTCTGAAAACGGTGTTGCTTTTCGCTATCATTTTCCTGAAAATTCTTCAGAAATAAAAAAAATTGTTGAAGAAAAAACCACCTATAATTTTAGTACACAAACAAAATCGTGGTTACAACCTATGTCGAAAGCAAAAACAGGCTGGAGTGAAACCAATCCGTCTTACGAAGAAAATTATTTGATGGAAATTCCGGTAAACACGCCCTCTCCAATTGGTGAAGGTTGGGTTTACCCTGCCCTATTTAACACGGCAGATACTTGGTTGTTAGTTTCGGAGGCAGCTCTAGGAAAAACCTACTGCGGTACACGACTAAAATACAATACCAAAGCGCATGCATTACAAGTTACTTTTCCGCAAACCGAAGAAATTTTCCCTAATGGCGCATTAAACCCTGAGTCTAAATTACCTTGGTTTACCCCGTGGCGTATCATTGCAATTGGTGACTTAAAAACAATTACAGAAAGCACTTTGGGTACCGATTTAGCTGAAAAAGCAATCGATATGGATACCTCATTTATTGAAACAGGTTTAAGTTCATGGAGTTGGGTGTTATTGAAAGATGATTTTACCACTTTTGAAACTTCCATGAAATTTATTGATTACGCTTCGGATATGAAGTGGCCTTTTTGCCTTATTGATGCCGATTGGGACACAAAAATTGGTTTTGAAAAAATGAAAAACCTTGTTGATTATGCAGCTACCAAAAATGTAAAAATAAACGTTTGGTACAATTCTTCAGGTTCATGGAATTCCACGCCATACCATCCTAAAGGTAAATTATTAACCCATGAAGATCGTGTAAGCGAATTCAAAAAGCTAAATGATATAGGTGTTTCTGGTGTTAAAATCGACTTTTTTGGTGGTGACGGACAATCTATGATTGCTTATTATCATGACATTTTAAAAGATGCTGCAGCCCATAAATTAATGGTTAATTTTCACGGCGCAACACTACCTAGAGGTTGGCAACGCACCTATCCGCATTTAGTAACTGTTGAAGCGATTAAAGGTGAAGAATTTATCACGTTTGTTCAGGAAAATGCCGATTTACAACCCAGCCACTGTGCCATGTTACCTTTTGCTCGTAATGCTTTCGATCCCATGGATTTCACCCCAATGGTTTTAGATTCTATCCCTAATATCACTAGAAAAACGACACCAGCATTCGAATTGGCTTTACCTACACTATTCTTATCTGGAATTCAGCATATTGCCGAAATTCCAGAAGGCATGGAAAAACAGCCGCAATTTGTTCGCGATTATATAAAAGCCATTCCAGCCAACTGGGACGAGTCGAAATTTATTGCAGGATATCCTGGTAAGTATGTAATCATGGCTAGAAAGAAAGGTGATAGCTGGTTTATTACTGGAATAAATGGAGAAAACACAGTCAAAAAAATCTCTATAGATTTATCATTTATTACTAAAGAAAAGGGTTTTATAATTACTGATAATGATAACAATGGTTTTAGCCAAACCACTTTAGAACCAAGCGCTAATATGTCTATAAACATGCAAGCACATGGCGGCTTTGTGATGAAATTTTAA
- a CDS encoding solute:sodium symporter family transporter, which yields MDIISFVAFTLLVAVIAWWSTRKTDETSSDGYFLGGRSLTGPVIAGSLLLTNLSTEQIVGMNGVSFRDGIPIMAYEVVAAIAMVFTAFVLLPKYLKSGIATIPQFLENRYGKSTKTIVSLLFLLGYAISMLPTVLYSGALAINTMFDIPEKLGMNPEPALWVTVWAIGIIGSIYAIFGGLKAVAVSDSINAVGLIIGGSLIPIFGLMKIGDGNVLTGLKTLTTALPEKFDIIGGPDSDVPFWTLFTGMIIVNFYYWGTNQAIIQRALGAKNLKEGQKGLLIAAFIKILGPFIVVLPGIIAFYIFNGDLANADEAYPMVVKAVLPVAFIGFFAAVLFGAILSSFNSALNSSVTLFGLDFYKEYINKNASEIQVVKAGKTFGIILALFSMGIAPLLYGVQGGIFTYLQELNGTHSVPILAIVIVGIFSKRVSGKAANIAILFSVVTYLVTLYVIKPNISFLHLMGILFVLTIIIMFVVSHFVPRETDYKQEYTKQVDITPWQYVKPVGYLVVAAVIGLYIYLS from the coding sequence ATGGATATTATTTCTTTTGTTGCCTTTACTTTATTGGTGGCAGTAATCGCATGGTGGTCTACACGAAAGACAGATGAAACGTCTTCCGATGGTTACTTTTTAGGCGGACGAAGTCTAACAGGCCCTGTAATCGCAGGGTCATTGTTGCTTACTAACCTGTCTACCGAGCAAATTGTAGGAATGAACGGTGTGTCTTTTAGAGACGGAATACCTATTATGGCTTACGAAGTTGTAGCGGCTATTGCCATGGTTTTTACAGCATTTGTATTACTTCCAAAATATTTAAAAAGTGGTATAGCAACCATTCCGCAGTTTTTAGAAAATAGGTATGGGAAATCAACTAAAACCATTGTTTCTTTACTTTTTCTTTTAGGATATGCTATTTCAATGTTGCCAACGGTGCTTTATTCTGGCGCCTTAGCGATAAATACCATGTTCGATATTCCTGAAAAGTTAGGTATGAATCCAGAACCAGCACTTTGGGTTACCGTTTGGGCTATTGGTATTATAGGTAGTATCTATGCCATTTTTGGGGGATTGAAAGCTGTTGCTGTATCCGATTCTATTAATGCGGTTGGTTTGATTATTGGTGGTTCGTTAATTCCCATTTTTGGTTTAATGAAAATTGGAGATGGTAATGTTTTAACAGGCTTAAAAACATTAACCACAGCGCTTCCTGAAAAGTTTGATATTATAGGAGGACCAGATTCCGATGTGCCATTTTGGACCCTTTTTACGGGAATGATTATTGTAAATTTTTATTACTGGGGCACCAATCAAGCTATTATTCAAAGAGCGCTTGGTGCTAAAAACTTAAAAGAAGGTCAGAAAGGGCTTTTAATAGCCGCTTTTATAAAAATATTAGGACCTTTTATAGTGGTACTACCAGGAATTATTGCGTTTTATATTTTTAATGGCGATTTAGCCAATGCAGATGAAGCCTATCCTATGGTGGTTAAAGCCGTACTTCCCGTTGCGTTTATCGGTTTTTTTGCTGCTGTATTATTCGGCGCTATTTTAAGTTCGTTTAATAGTGCATTAAATAGTTCGGTAACCTTATTCGGACTTGATTTTTACAAAGAATACATCAATAAAAATGCCTCAGAAATTCAGGTTGTTAAAGCAGGAAAAACCTTTGGTATTATACTAGCCCTATTTTCTATGGGCATTGCGCCATTACTTTATGGGGTACAGGGAGGAATTTTTACCTATTTACAAGAATTAAATGGTACACATAGTGTCCCTATTTTGGCTATTGTCATAGTAGGGATATTTTCTAAACGTGTTTCTGGAAAAGCAGCTAATATTGCTATATTGTTTAGTGTGGTAACCTATTTAGTCACACTTTATGTAATTAAACCAAATATTAGCTTCTTGCATTTAATGGGGATTTTATTTGTGTTAACAATCATTATTATGTTTGTAGTAAGTCATTTTGTGCCTAGAGAAACAGATTATAAACAAGAGTATACAAAGCAAGTAGATATCACGCCTTGGCAATATGTTAAACCTGTTGGTTATTTAGTTGTTGCCGCAGTAATTGGGCTATATATTTATTTATCTTAA
- a CDS encoding IS30 family transposase, whose product MVRKKTGRLTLKERIQIETLLTEKKNKSYIAITINRARSTVTREVNKWVQTDRDKYSAELAHWCAKDDYLNKRNIDKISKYPRLRIYVYRGLLSQWTPEQIAGRLKEEFPNDPIMSISHESIYRYIYAKPQASLNKKLIKLLVRKKTRRRPSKKRRRTGSKILNQVSIDLRPEHINLRNEIGHWEGDLMIGKDQKSAIGTIVERKSRYTLIIKLKARNSKEIAKMFSKELNKLDPIFKKSMTYDNGIEMARHETITKKTGMKIYFAHPYSSWERGTNENTNGLIRRYLPKGTDFNKIDLNTFIEIQEKLNNRPRKIIGFKTPNEVMIKELKIVA is encoded by the coding sequence ATGGTACGAAAAAAAACAGGTAGACTTACCCTTAAAGAAAGAATACAGATTGAGACTCTTTTAACTGAAAAAAAGAATAAATCATACATCGCTATAACCATTAACAGAGCTCGATCTACGGTTACAAGAGAAGTTAATAAATGGGTGCAAACAGATAGAGATAAATACTCAGCAGAACTAGCTCATTGGTGCGCCAAAGATGATTACCTAAACAAAAGAAATATTGATAAAATATCTAAGTACCCTAGACTTCGAATTTATGTCTATAGGGGCTTATTATCACAATGGACTCCTGAACAAATTGCTGGAAGACTAAAAGAAGAATTCCCAAATGATCCTATAATGTCTATTTCTCACGAATCAATTTATAGGTACATATATGCAAAGCCTCAAGCTAGTTTAAATAAAAAACTAATTAAACTCCTCGTACGCAAAAAAACAAGACGTAGACCCTCTAAAAAAAGACGCAGAACAGGATCTAAAATATTAAACCAAGTCAGTATAGACCTAAGGCCCGAGCATATTAACCTAAGAAATGAAATCGGACACTGGGAAGGAGATTTAATGATTGGGAAGGATCAAAAATCGGCTATTGGAACTATCGTAGAACGCAAATCTAGATATACATTAATTATCAAACTAAAAGCCAGGAACTCTAAGGAAATTGCTAAAATGTTTTCTAAAGAACTTAACAAACTAGATCCCATATTCAAAAAATCTATGACCTACGATAATGGAATTGAAATGGCAAGACACGAAACAATTACCAAGAAAACAGGTATGAAAATTTACTTTGCACACCCCTATTCTTCTTGGGAAAGAGGTACCAATGAAAACACTAACGGACTCATCAGAAGGTACCTCCCAAAAGGAACAGATTTTAACAAAATTGACTTAAATACATTCATCGAAATTCAAGAAAAATTAAACAATAGACCTCGTAAAATTATTGGATTTAAAACCCCTAATGAAGTTATGATAAAAGAACTAAAAATTGTAGCTTAG
- a CDS encoding DUF7668 domain-containing protein, translating into MNKIEVEKNEEEELPIPDLWRPTFKAIVNAFVQKNYELSSGINNVNPVLENTAEQIKEYIEDYGEVLIELPDETWNTSVYICYGNYWNVLIDLYTEGEGLSDLVLKAEVRENNTEYLFDIRMVYVP; encoded by the coding sequence ATGAACAAAATAGAAGTTGAAAAAAATGAAGAAGAAGAGCTTCCTATACCGGATTTATGGAGACCGACTTTTAAAGCTATTGTGAATGCGTTTGTTCAAAAAAACTATGAACTTAGCTCTGGAATAAATAATGTAAACCCAGTTTTAGAAAATACGGCTGAACAAATAAAGGAATATATTGAGGATTATGGAGAAGTGTTAATTGAACTACCAGACGAAACTTGGAATACATCTGTTTATATATGTTATGGAAACTATTGGAATGTGCTGATTGACTTATATACAGAAGGAGAAGGATTGAGTGATTTAGTACTTAAAGCAGAAGTAAGGGAAAATAACACTGAATATCTATTTGATATTAGAATGGTTTATGTGCCGTAA
- a CDS encoding DUF3024 domain-containing protein: protein MKNTAIDINESTIKKYIESLRPEDNEIRKKLDFGYSYDGKVVILYEIRPFWNNPEEIENIEFAKIRFYKSRKEWNLYWMRASGKWEIYDPFPKSTHLEKIVNVIKEDKHGCFFG, encoded by the coding sequence ATGAAAAATACTGCAATCGATATAAATGAATCTACAATAAAAAAATATATAGAATCATTACGGCCTGAAGATAATGAAATCCGCAAAAAGTTGGATTTTGGGTATTCTTATGATGGAAAAGTTGTAATTCTTTATGAAATTAGACCTTTTTGGAACAATCCAGAAGAAATAGAAAATATTGAATTTGCTAAAATCAGATTTTATAAGTCCAGAAAGGAATGGAATTTATATTGGATGCGAGCAAGTGGGAAATGGGAAATTTATGACCCTTTTCCAAAATCAACACACTTAGAAAAAATAGTTAACGTAATTAAAGAAGATAAACACGGTTGTTTTTTTGGATAA
- a CDS encoding type II toxin-antitoxin system HigB family toxin has product MRVIAKRTLRDFWIKHPDSEQQLTSWYRETEKAAWNSINELKTEYPNASILKDNRIVFNIKGNNYRLIVKFNFEFQICWIRFIGTHAQYDKINANEI; this is encoded by the coding sequence GTGAGAGTAATTGCAAAACGAACTTTACGTGATTTTTGGATAAAACACCCTGATAGTGAACAACAATTAACATCGTGGTATCGAGAAACCGAAAAAGCTGCATGGAATTCCATAAACGAACTTAAAACAGAATACCCAAATGCGAGTATTTTAAAAGACAATAGAATAGTCTTTAATATAAAAGGGAACAACTACAGATTAATTGTAAAATTCAATTTCGAGTTTCAAATCTGTTGGATACGATTTATAGGAACTCACGCGCAATATGATAAAATTAACGCTAACGAAATTTAA